The following is a genomic window from Psychrobacter immobilis.
TCGTCATCGCTAGATTGCGCCTCAAACGAGGCGTCATAAGAGGTAAGCCGCGATTCCATTTCTAACACCTGCTTGCGTGTGACATTTAAGTCCTTGGCAATGGCATCAGCCTCTTCTAGAGTTAGCTGGTTGTTGGTTTTTTTGAGACTACGCAAGTTAAAGAATAATTTACGGTGCGCTTTGGTGGTCGCGACTTTGACAATGCGCCAGTTACGAATCACAAATTCATGGATTTCTGCTTTAATCCAATGCACTGCAAATGACACCAAACGCACGCCCTTATTCGGGTCAAAGCGTTTTACAGCCTTCATTAGTCCCAGATTGCCCTCTTGGATTAAGTCTGCTTGCGGCAAACCATAACCCGAGTAGCTGCGGGCAATATGAATCACAAAACGCAGGTGCGACATCACGAGCAGACGCGCCGCTTCTACATCGCCTTCATCATAATAGCGATGTGCCAGCTCTTGCTCTTGGATTGGTGTCAAAATTGGGATTTGGTGCACCGTGTTGATATAAGCGCCCAAATTGACCCCAGGCGCTGACAAATGAGTCGGCATCGCTGGCACTAAGTCACGGGTGCTAGTGTCGCCTAAGGCGCTAGCATCATAAGGTGGACGTTGGGCGGCAGCTTTTAATGCGGCATCACGTGCTTCGTTTTTTATAGGAGCTGCCTCATCTTTTTTATTCGTTTTTGCCGTATCAGTAGAATTATTAGCCATATTCTTGACCTTGATTAAATAGTGACGCAAATAGTCAGATAAAAATCTTTATAGTTGTAATTGTAAAGGATAGCGACACTTAGTTGCTATCAGTTTTAGTAATGATGAAGTGATATATTGTATCGAAACGCTGTGCTGATAAGCTATCCGCTGATGGCTGATCCGTCATGCTACTAACGATTAATCGCAGTTGACTTGCGGCATTTGTTTGCTGGTTTTGTTGACAAAAAGCGGTGATATCAGCCTGTGAGTTGGCATCAGTTGCGACCACGTATAATGAACCGCCAGCTGTGACGTCACGTAGTGCCACTTTGGTTTTTAACAGCGGCATTGGACAAGCAAGTCCGCGACCATCAACGAAACGTTGAACATGAACAGGCTGCGTTTCATTCGCCTCATGATCTGTAGTGACAGTATGCGCTGGTAACAAGTCTAACAGGTTGCTGATGTCTTGCTGCTCAGTATCAGACAAATCTGCTGATAAGTTTATAGAATAAGGAAAATATACGGTGGTTGACTGACGATCAGCAGACATAAAATAAACCTTATAAATATTTTGATTTGTACTAGATTGTATTGAACATTCGCAAACACGCAATGACAGTGCCTGTAATTCATAAAAGACACTCGGCAGTGGCCAGACCCTATAATCATGAAATGCCATTATACCAAATAGCCGATATGTAGTTGAAGTTGAATATAATCAACGTCACATTCAGTTCATTAGAATCACCTATAGTTTGTTCAAGATAATTTAGATACAAGGAAAACGAGCAAAAGTACTAAAAATAGTAGACTGAGCGCGCCTGACACCATATCTATTTTATAGGGGATTGACTAAAGCCATGTTGCACAATAGTGACGGACAGCTGAGTTATTGGTAGTCGAATGCAGACTAGAATTGACCTTATATCAGCAAGCTCGTATAGTCGAAAAACGTTTAGTCAAAAAATCATTCGAAAAGACCTTACTTCAAAAACACCTTATTTCAAAAACACCTTACTTCAAAAACAGTATCATTACTCACTTGCATAGGATACGTACTTGAACCATTTTAATAGACAATCGATACTTGGTAATGCGCCCATGACTCAGGGAAAAAAATGTAAAAGTGCCGCGTGTTCGATGGCATTATCGAGCGCTATTAAATTGGCGTTGTCGGCGATACTAATGACGATGACCACTGCTGCCATGAGCGAGAATAGTCTTAATAATGCTAATACGAGCAGCAAAGCGATGGCATCCAATTATAATTCATGGCAAACCACCGGCTCAGAAGAGCTAAATCTGCCCAATTTGCGCGGACAAGGCTTGAGCTTCGCTGAGCAATATCAAAATAAATTGCTCGGCGAATGGTCGTTACGGAACGTCAATGGTCGTATCAAAATGGAGCATGATCCTTGGATTCAAGAAACGGTCAAAGACATGACTTGGCGTCTCAATGCGCAAGCAAGGCAGCAAGCGCCGATGGGTTTGGTTATCATTGATAACCCAAGTATCAATGCCTTTGCAGCACCAGGCGGTGTCATTGGACTCAATACAGGGACGATTCTGGCCGCTAGCAGTATGGATGAGCTTGCCAGTGTGGTGGCGCATGAAGTTGCTCACATCAGTCAGCGCCATTATGAAAGTGGTGCTGATGAGCGCAAAAAGGCCTTGCTGATGCAGATAGGCGGTATGCTGGCTGCGATTGCAGCATCGGCGGTCGATGGTGATGCAGCGGCGGCAGTGATGATGGGTAGCCAAACGGCAACGATGAACAGCACGATGGCATTTAGTCGAAATAATGAGCGCGAGGCCGATCGGGTGGGCATGCAAATCATGACCCAAGCAGGCTACGACCCAAGGGCGATGCCGCGATTCTTTGCCACGATGAACCAACGTAGCCAGCTCAACCAAGTTGAAAATCGATTTTTACCAAGCTTCGTACGCTCGCATCCACTGAGTAACGAGCGCTTAAGTGAAGCACAAAGTCGTGCCCAGCATTATCCCTCACTGTCACTAAATCAGCAGCAGCGCCATCAGGCGTTGTTTGATCTGCTCTATTGGCGTGTCCAAAGTACGGGTAAACACGCCTCAGAGACAGTGCTAATGACGGCTGCTAAAAATAGCATAGGTGCCAAATTGGCTTTGATGAACTGGTATGGCGAACAGCAACGCTTTACAGAGGCAAGCGATTTACTGGCTGAAATCAATCGACTGCCGCCTACGCAGCGCCAAAATTTAGAGCCTTTACTATCGATTACTCATAGCCAAATTCTAACGGAGCAGAATAAATGGTCACAAGCGGCGGACGTATTAGCCAGCCAGCAGCGTGTTTATCCTGAGCGTCGTGATCTGCGTCTTTATTTGGCAGAAGCGCTTACCAATAGCAATCAGCCCATCAAAGCCCAAGCGTTGCTTAAACCACTGACCGAGCAGCAGCCAAGCGACCGTTATGCTTGGCAAAGTCTGCAACTGGCCAATGAAAAACTGGCAAAAATGACCGACTCTGCGTCCCTGAAAAATATTGCCACCATTAACGCGCTACGCTATCGCAGTCATGACCAACTATGGAGTAGTCGTTACGAGAGTGCGTTGACGTCACTGACCCAAGCCAAACAACTGGCGGAAAAACTACAAACCACGGCTCAAGCCAGTAGCGCCCGTCCATTGCTTGCCAATATCAATGCAGAAATCAAAGCAGTAAAAACCGCCAAAGACTTTGAGCCTTAGGCGGTTATTTTTACGATGTCGTCATTAGCTTTTGATGACACTAATTACTAGCCTTGCAGCGCATCTTTCACCAGCTTAGAGATGAGCGCAGGGTCTGCGCGTCCTGCGGTTTTGTTCTTTAATACACCCATCACACTGCCCATGTCACGCATAGAGGTTGCGCCTTGTGCAGCGATTTCCGCATTGACCAAGGCCGCAAGTTCAGCATCATCCATTTGTTTTGGCATAAATTCATTGATGATATCAATCTCAAACTGCTCTTTGGTTGCCAGATCATCACGATTGTTTTCGGTAAAAATATTCAACGACTCATGGCGTTGTTTTAGCTGCTTTTGCAGTATATCTAAGACTTGCGCATCATCAAGCTCTATTTGACGGTCAATCTCAATTTGCTTGATAACCGCTTGCACGTTACGCAGTACTTTGACACGCTCAAGCTCACGCGCTTTCATAGACACTTTGACATTGTCTGATAAAGTCTGTTTCAGTTGGCTCATTGTTATTATCCTTATTTGTTAAGAGGTATTTATTCAAATTTTTAAGCAATAATAATAAAAATTGTAGCATAAAAAACGCCACTGATATCAATGGATAACAGTGGCGTTAATGTAGCACTTGTACTTAATTAATCGAATTATCGATTAGTACATACGAGTGGTACGAATAGTTTCGCGTTGTAATTTTTTCTTATAACGCTTTACGGCAGCAGCTTTTTTACGCTTACGTACTTGCGTTGGTTTTTCATAAAACTCACGCTTACGTACGTCTGATAATACGCCAGCTTTTTCGCAAGCACGCTTGAAACGACGGATAGCGATGTCAACTGGTTCGTTTTCTTTAACCTTAACTGCAGGCATGAAGACTCCTCGATTAGGATGAGATATAAGGGCATTAGTCTGGCTGTGTATTAGTATTTAGCCGTAATATCTCAAGATTACAGGCATCAGCTCAAACTAGGATAATCTTGCGCATGAGCACAAGGGCAAGCATTTTAATAAAAAATGTCAGTTAAGTCAATGATTTTAGCACATTAATCCATATTTATCATTAAGTTGCAAGGTACAATACGCAGAGACAATTAGAAAAGTAGTTAGAACGCAGGTTTTTGCTCCCGCTTTAATGAAACTATAAATGCAAAGTATAAAATTACTATGAATAAAAAACCCTACTGTCTATAACGGTTTGGTTGGAGTTTATGCTATGATAATTTGCATATAATAGTCAGCATATTAACCATTTTATGTGTATTTTATTGAGGATGTTGGAATGAAAAAAACAGGACTAAATATAGCGCTAAGCACCGCATTTATCCTTGCTCTTGGCTTTGGCATTAGCGCTTGTAGTGGTGAAAAAGAAGGCGAATCACACGAAGTATTGGCAAAAGATCGCGTTGATGAAGCCGCTGAGCTGGCTCGCAAAAACGCACCTGAAGCTGAAAAAATGGAGTTCCCAGAAACGGCTCCAGCGCCAGTAACTGAAGCTGATGGCACAGTAGATGGTGCTGCAGCTGCTGAAGCAGGGACGACTGCTACTGATATGACAGATGCAACGGATAGCGATGTTGCTGTCGCTGACAGTGCAGTTATGCCAGCTAGTAGTGCAGATGTGCCAGCTGCTGATACGGCGGCAACGCCTACTGCTGACGCTGAACCAGCTACGAACTAATCACGGTTTGTGGGTTGATAGGTTTTGAATTTATGCGCTGTCATAAACAGTCGCTAACATGAAATATCGAATAGAGGTGTGATCATGATAAGTAAACAGCAGCGTATGAATAAACTGGTCTTATCTGCCATTAGTTTAAGTGCGCTATTAGCAATCACTGCTTGTAGTGGTGACAATGCAGCGGTTGAAGAGCCTGCTGTTGTCAATGAATCTGCCGATACAACGGCAGTGGTAGAAGACGCACCTATAGTCGAACCTGAAGTCGTTACACCTGAACCTGTGGCAGATACCGAGACGACGGTCATTGAAGATAAGCCAGTGCAGGAAATCTCCGCGGAGCCTGAAGTGTTGGCTGCGGATGCAGGCGCCAAGCTTTATGAGACCAACTGTAAGGTTTGTCATGAAGGAGGGCTGCTGAACGCGCCGAAATATGGTGATAAAGCCGCGTGGGAGCCGCGTCTGGCTAAAGGCACAGAGACGCTGCACATGCATTCGGCAAAAGGCTTTAATAAGATGCCAGCCCAAGCCACCGATAAGGTCAGTGAAGCCCAAGTTTACGCAGCTGTAGATTACATGATTGAAGCAGTTAGCTGATCCGGTATATTAAGAGATATTGACCATTGAAATTTGTTAAACTGACCGTCATTGTGACTGACAATGGCGGTTTTTTTATGCACGTTTTTTGGCAGATACTAGGGCGTGTCCTCAATTCAATCGATTAACCTCTAAATGGGTTAAAAATGGCTAAACTTTGTCAAACATCGCCAAACATCGCCAAACATTGTCAAATAGCTTATTAATATCTCGATAGTATTTACGCTGCTTTCCTTGTTTGACGGCAATTTATCTCATTTTTATCACCATTTTTAAAAAGACGACACGACCTAAAAGATAGCAGCGTTGTAAAAAATAATACGCAGACCAAAGTATGATAAAGGCAAAAATATGAAAGTATTGGGTTTAGAGACTTCTTGTGATGAGACAGGTCTGGCGATTTTTGACAGTGAGCAGATGAATAGTGACAATCAAGGGCTGGTTGGACAAGTCCTGTATTCACAAATAGAGCTGCACGCACTGTATGGTGGCGTTGTGCCTGAGCTTGCCAGTCGCGATCATAT
Proteins encoded in this region:
- the rpoH gene encoding RNA polymerase sigma factor RpoH, yielding MPTHLSAPGVNLGAYINTVHQIPILTPIQEQELAHRYYDEGDVEAARLLVMSHLRFVIHIARSYSGYGLPQADLIQEGNLGLMKAVKRFDPNKGVRLVSFAVHWIKAEIHEFVIRNWRIVKVATTKAHRKLFFNLRSLKKTNNQLTLEEADAIAKDLNVTRKQVLEMESRLTSYDASFEAQSSDDDDGRYAPQLFLEDGIDPAEQLEEADWEESNSSALIAAMDTLDERSRDIVEQRWLSEQKSTLHELAAVYSISAERVRQIEKNAMDKIREAMTIDSVILPDDIQ
- a CDS encoding sulfurtransferase TusA family protein, which encodes MSADRQSTTVYFPYSINLSADLSDTEQQDISNLLDLLPAHTVTTDHEANETQPVHVQRFVDGRGLACPMPLLKTKVALRDVTAGGSLYVVATDANSQADITAFCQQNQQTNAASQLRLIVSSMTDQPSADSLSAQRFDTIYHFIITKTDSN
- a CDS encoding M48 family metalloprotease, with protein sequence MNHFNRQSILGNAPMTQGKKCKSAACSMALSSAIKLALSAILMTMTTAAMSENSLNNANTSSKAMASNYNSWQTTGSEELNLPNLRGQGLSFAEQYQNKLLGEWSLRNVNGRIKMEHDPWIQETVKDMTWRLNAQARQQAPMGLVIIDNPSINAFAAPGGVIGLNTGTILAASSMDELASVVAHEVAHISQRHYESGADERKKALLMQIGGMLAAIAASAVDGDAAAAVMMGSQTATMNSTMAFSRNNEREADRVGMQIMTQAGYDPRAMPRFFATMNQRSQLNQVENRFLPSFVRSHPLSNERLSEAQSRAQHYPSLSLNQQQRHQALFDLLYWRVQSTGKHASETVLMTAAKNSIGAKLALMNWYGEQQRFTEASDLLAEINRLPPTQRQNLEPLLSITHSQILTEQNKWSQAADVLASQQRVYPERRDLRLYLAEALTNSNQPIKAQALLKPLTEQQPSDRYAWQSLQLANEKLAKMTDSASLKNIATINALRYRSHDQLWSSRYESALTSLTQAKQLAEKLQTTAQASSARPLLANINAEIKAVKTAKDFEP
- a CDS encoding GatB/YqeY domain-containing protein, which translates into the protein MSQLKQTLSDNVKVSMKARELERVKVLRNVQAVIKQIEIDRQIELDDAQVLDILQKQLKQRHESLNIFTENNRDDLATKEQFEIDIINEFMPKQMDDAELAALVNAEIAAQGATSMRDMGSVMGVLKNKTAGRADPALISKLVKDALQG
- the rpsU gene encoding 30S ribosomal protein S21 — translated: MPAVKVKENEPVDIAIRRFKRACEKAGVLSDVRKREFYEKPTQVRKRKKAAAVKRYKKKLQRETIRTTRMY
- a CDS encoding c-type cytochrome, with amino-acid sequence MISKQQRMNKLVLSAISLSALLAITACSGDNAAVEEPAVVNESADTTAVVEDAPIVEPEVVTPEPVADTETTVIEDKPVQEISAEPEVLAADAGAKLYETNCKVCHEGGLLNAPKYGDKAAWEPRLAKGTETLHMHSAKGFNKMPAQATDKVSEAQVYAAVDYMIEAVS